From the Lolium rigidum isolate FL_2022 chromosome 2, APGP_CSIRO_Lrig_0.1, whole genome shotgun sequence genome, one window contains:
- the LOC124689783 gene encoding fasciclin-like arabinogalactan protein 8, producing the protein MRDYPAAHPSIMAPPPNNTPFFLIALAAVVLVIRPAPAAAEVTVAPPIDILKTLSAYPEFSAFTSMINDTGLALSINAQKTVTVLAANNTGLPVAALRRLPHQLLGDLLSLHVVLDYLDPEKLDALRLGRTGKGSKVTTLLPGRETKFLRVTGGDKSRITFSYAGPIGSGRPPRNATLVRVVTAQAFSLMVLQVDGLVLPAMIPATVAAPFDVAKIIAGFPDLGAFATLLAQTGLASAINAHPIVTVLAVNNTDLAAALGGIPPKATADVLALHAVLDFLDTERLDALRRGRTGDGSIVTTMLQGTGSGGRGRGAGFVRVSGGEDGRITFSSAAPGAGATRNATLLKVVTRQAFSVIVLQVNGLIVPPGLVVARAPAPSPQKPRARHMSLPPTPAPAPAYSPASPVMPEPEPEGPKTTPPPSSVIPIPSVHGGVAAKIPAPNAGHMVTGTWWSSAGAALGIMACLLASLHPGHEQDVLRIGADALQQRAMDEAGTGPVTHAAPLAAPTRNMDDNMEGDSC; encoded by the exons ATGCGCGACTACCCAGCTGCTCATCCATCGATCATGGCTCCTCCTCCCAAcaacacacccttcttcctcatcgcgctcgccgccgtcgtcctcgtgATCCGCCCGGCGCCGGCTGCCGCAGAGGTCACCGTCGCGCCGCCCATCGACATCCTCAAGACCCTCTCCGCCTACCCGGAGTTCAGCGCCTTCACCTCCATGATCAACGACACCGGCCTCGCCCTCTCCATCAACGCCCAAAAGACGGTCACCGTGCTGGCCGCCAACAACACCGGCCTCCCCGTCGCCgcgctccgccgcctcccgcaccAGCTCCTCGGCGACCTCCTCTCGCTCCACGTCGTCCTCGACTACCTCGACCCGGAGAAGCTCGACGCGCTGCGCCTCGGCCGCACCGGCAAGGGCTCCAAGGTCACCACCCTCCTCCCGGGCCGCGAGACCAAGTTCCTCCGCGTCACCGGCGGCGACAAGAGCCGCATCACCTTCTCCTACGCCGGGCCCATCGGCAGCGGCCGGCCGCCGCGGAACGCGACCCTCGTCAGGGTCGTCACCGCGCAGGCCTTCAGCCTCATGGTGCTCCAGGTCGACGGCCTCGTCCTCCCGGCCATGATAccggccaccgtcgccgcccCGTTCGACGTCGCCAAGATCATCGCCGGATTCCCCGACCTCGGCGCCTTCGCCACCCTGCTCGCCCAGACAGGACTCGCCAGCGCCATCAACGCCCACCCGATCGTCACCGTCCTCGCCGTCAACAACACCGACCTCGCCGCCGCGCTCGGCGGGATCCCGCCCAAGGCCACCGCCGACGTCCTCGCGCTCCACGCCGTCCTCGACTTCCTCGACACGGAGCGGCTCGACGCGCTGCGCCGCGGCCGCACGGGCGACGGATCCATCGTCACCACCATGCTCCAGGGGACCGGATCCGGCGGCCGGGGCCGAGGCGCCGGGTTCGTACGCGTCTCGGGCGGCGAGGACGGCCGGATCACCTTCTCCTCCGCGGCGCCCGGCGCCGGCGCGACGCGCAACGCCACGCTCCTGAAGGTAGTCACCAGGCAGGCGTTCAGCGTCATCGTGCTCCAGGTGAACGGCCTCATCGTCCCCCCAGGCCTCGTCGTCGCGCGCGCACCCGCACCTTCACCACAGAAACCGAGGGCCAGGCACATGTCGCTGCCTCCCACCCCTGCGCCAGCGCCGGCGTACTCGCCGGCGTCCCCAGTCATGCCCGAGCCTGAACCGGAGGGGCCCAAGACCACGCCGCCGCCATCTTCGGTCATCCCGATACCCAGCGTTCACGGCGGAGTGGCGGCCAAGATTCCAGCGCCGAATGCCGGACACATGGTGACGGGGACCTGGTGGAGCAGTGCCGGTGCGGCATTGGGGATCATGGCGTGCCTGCTTGCCA GTCTTCACCCTGGGCATGAGCAGGATGTATTGAGGATTGGTGCTGATGCACTGCAGCAGAGGGCGATGGATGAAGCTGGGACTGGGCCGGTCACTCATGCAGCTCCGCTTGCTGCTCCTACTAGAAACATGGATGATAACATGGAAGGTGATTCGTGCTGA
- the LOC124686534 gene encoding probable small nuclear ribonucleoprotein F: protein MATVPVNPKPFLNNLTGKPVIVKLKWGMEYKGYLVSVDSYMNLQLANTEEYIDGQFSGNLGEILIRCNNVMYMRGVPEDTEIEDAE from the exons ATG GCCACTGTACCAGTTAACCCGAAGCCTTTCCTGAACAACCTGACAGGGAAACCTGTTATTGTCAAACTGAAGTGGGGTATGGAATACAAAG GGTACCTTGTCTCTGTGGACTCCTACATGAATCTGCAG CTTGCTAACACAGAGGAGTACATTGACGGGCAATTCTCTGGTAACCTTGGAGAGATACTGATAAG GTGCAACAACGTTATGTATATGCGCGGCGTTCCGGAGGATACTGAGATTGAGGATGCAGAGTGA